The DNA window CCACCGACGGCAATGTGCCGGATCTCTCCGAGCTGGCGGGTGGTCCAACCGCTGCGAGTTGAGATTGGGCGAGCGAGATTGCTTTATGGCGCATCTCACGCCTTTAGGCCGCGTTGATTCGGTAGGCATTCTACCTGTCAAATTTCACTGGTGTTTTGCGCGAGGTGGATGGCAAGCTGGAGCTTATCCTGCGATTAACAACAGGTTTCAAAATCACGCCTCGCGTTTCGTATCTCCGTAATACGATTCGCGTATGATCTTATGCGGTCCGACCACGAATGTATTTTGTACTCAGAACAGGCAGGAAAAGTTGCGAAAGTCAGGAACGAACGATCCGAACGCCATTACAGGGATGGGCCAGTCCTCTGCGACGACGATTCTGCGGACCAAGTTGCGACCGCCCGCGGCGGTGCAGCGTCTCATCTCTCGTCCGCGATTACTTGAATTGCTGCAGCAGAATCCGCGCCGACCGTTGACGGTCGTGTCGGCGCCGGCTGGCTATGGCAAAACGACGTTGGTTTCGCAGTGGTTACAGGATGCCGAAGTCAAACCTGCTTGGGTGCAATTAGGCGAGGAGAATAGTGAACTCAGGACCTTCTTGAGCTATCTGGTCGCCGCAGTTCAAATCCGCTTTCCAACAGCATGTTCTGACACCGCTGTTCTGCTTGAGGCGGCACAGTTGCCACCTTCGTTACTGCTCGCAGAAACCTTGAGTAACGATTTGGATTCCATTGCCGAGCCTCTGGTTGTCGTGTTGGATGATTACCATCTGATTTCGAATTCCGGTATCCACGAATTACTCGACAAACTGTTGCTTCATCCACCACGTCCGCTGCACCTGGTACTGGTGACGCGGCACGATCCGCCGATCTCAATTGCATCACTTCGGGCACGGGGCTGGTTGACAGAAATTCGCCAGGACGATCTCCGCTTCACGAATGCGGAAGTCAACGCAGTGCTTGGCGAGATGGCGGGAGTGTCCGTCAGTAAAGCAACACTCGAGCACCTCGAGCAGCAGGTAGAGGGGTGGATTGTTGGCCTGCACCTGGTCGGTCTTGTCCTTCGCAACCAGTCTGACCCAGAAGCGTTCTTGTCTGGGTTGAAGGGTGGCTTTCAGCAAGTCTACGACTACCTATCTGAACAAGTTCTGACCGGGCAACCGGCGGCGATGCGTGATTGCTTACTGCAGACCTCTGTATTGAGTCGTTTTTGCCCCTCGCTTGTCGAAGCGGTTTGCGTCTCGCCAAACGATTCCACTGACAAGAACACGAGCGGCGAGAGCTTCATTGAAGGCGAGAGCTTCATTGAAGACGCCCAGCTTGCCAATCTGTTCGTTGTTCCGTTGGATTCTAACGGCCAGTGGTTTCGCTACCATCATCTGTTCCAAGACCTTCTAAGAAGGCAACTGCAACAGTGCTATTCGCCCAAGGACATTGCCGGCGTGCACTCTCGGGGCAGTGTTTGGTATGAGACCCAGGGGTTGATCACGGAATCGATCGAACATGCCCTGGCGGCGGAAGACGTGGTGCGAGCGGCCGAGATCATCGAGAGGTGTCGCCGCGACGAGTTCGCAGCAGATCGCTGGTATGTGGTTGAGCGTTGGCTGTCGATGCTTCCGGACGACGTCAAACAGCAGCGGCCAAAGTTGCTGTTGACCGAGGCTTGGATCGCGAATTGCCGATTTCAAGTCGCGCGAATCCCGACAATCGTCGAGCAGGTGGAACACTTGTTACGCGAGCAGACCGTGGAGCCGACGGTTTGGGGAGAACTCGCCTACTTTCGGGGATTCCTGGAATACTGGGAAGGCAATGCTCAGAGCAGTCAGCAGCACTTCGAAGAGTCGTTGTCGAAGCTCGCGGGCGAAAAGACTCCGTACGAGGGCGAGGCTGAATTGCTGCTCGCACTAGCGTTTTGCATGGGCGGGCAAGAGGAGCGTGCTGTTCGAGGATTAGAAGACCGGATCGATCGTTTCGGCGCTTCCGAAAACCAGATTGTCTCGAGGCTTGTGGGCGGCTTAGCCTTTGTTCACTCGATCAGCGGTGATCTGCGTCGCTCTCGCCTCGACGCACAACGTCTAAAGCTAGTGGCGAGTAAACTCCGAATCCGCAATACCGAGGCCTGGGCTTGTTACTTGCAGGCTTGTAGTCACTTGCATGCCGGCGAACTTGAGGCCGCGACCAGTCATTTCGCGGATGCCGCGGAGTTGAGGTACGTGTTGGAACCCAGGGCGGCCGTCGATACGCTAGCAGGCTTAGCCCTCTGCCAACAACTCCGTCAACTGGAGAACGAAGCCGACGAGACGACGAACGTGTTGCAGGAATTCGCCCGGGACTTGAACGAACGTCAATACCAGACCGTGGCCGATTCGTTGCAGGCGCGACTCGCCTTGTTGCGGGGCGACTCGAGGCAAGCCTTGCAATGGGC is part of the Novipirellula artificiosorum genome and encodes:
- a CDS encoding LuxR C-terminal-related transcriptional regulator; translation: MRKSGTNDPNAITGMGQSSATTILRTKLRPPAAVQRLISRPRLLELLQQNPRRPLTVVSAPAGYGKTTLVSQWLQDAEVKPAWVQLGEENSELRTFLSYLVAAVQIRFPTACSDTAVLLEAAQLPPSLLLAETLSNDLDSIAEPLVVVLDDYHLISNSGIHELLDKLLLHPPRPLHLVLVTRHDPPISIASLRARGWLTEIRQDDLRFTNAEVNAVLGEMAGVSVSKATLEHLEQQVEGWIVGLHLVGLVLRNQSDPEAFLSGLKGGFQQVYDYLSEQVLTGQPAAMRDCLLQTSVLSRFCPSLVEAVCVSPNDSTDKNTSGESFIEGESFIEDAQLANLFVVPLDSNGQWFRYHHLFQDLLRRQLQQCYSPKDIAGVHSRGSVWYETQGLITESIEHALAAEDVVRAAEIIERCRRDEFAADRWYVVERWLSMLPDDVKQQRPKLLLTEAWIANCRFQVARIPTIVEQVEHLLREQTVEPTVWGELAYFRGFLEYWEGNAQSSQQHFEESLSKLAGEKTPYEGEAELLLALAFCMGGQEERAVRGLEDRIDRFGASENQIVSRLVGGLAFVHSISGDLRRSRLDAQRLKLVASKLRIRNTEAWACYLQACSHLHAGELEAATSHFADAAELRYVLEPRAAVDTLAGLALCQQLRQLENEADETTNVLQEFARDLNERQYQTVADSLQARLALLRGDSRQALQWARSVNEQAIPSTLFLWLEAPAITQARVLITAGSKRDLATATKLLKSIRSVSESCRFTCQTIEAAVLQSVALDRQGSTDDAFNSLDEALALAESGGWVRPFLELGQPMASQLQRAPLENVSIDFVDRLLETFAEIPSAKEHESSGQTKTSVSVAESGPSDAAGTSRTVPYLEPLTNRELETLQLLAERLYDKEIAKALSISVWTVRTHVKHIFEKLHVTGRRQAVLKAEELGLLKKS